In Nocardioides faecalis, the following proteins share a genomic window:
- the rimP gene encoding ribosome maturation factor RimP, which translates to MGSGQPAQGATAERIEEVLAAPLAELGLDVEAVELTPAGKRRVLRVAIDTDGGLTLDDVAAATKVIDRVLEADGPAGGAEVMGTLPYTLEVTSRGVDRPLTLPRHWRRNAGRLVKVVTTGETGERDDLLGRIVTSDDEGVVLDVAGAEVRLGYGDIGKALVQVEFNRRPAAGAQEHDEHDEHDQHDPQDQQDRVDNKDKDAR; encoded by the coding sequence ATGGGTTCGGGCCAGCCCGCTCAGGGCGCGACAGCAGAGCGGATCGAAGAAGTCCTCGCGGCACCCCTTGCCGAGCTCGGGCTGGACGTGGAGGCGGTCGAGCTCACGCCTGCCGGCAAGCGTCGGGTGCTCCGCGTGGCGATCGACACCGACGGCGGTCTCACGCTCGACGACGTCGCGGCCGCGACGAAGGTCATCGACCGCGTCCTGGAGGCCGACGGTCCCGCGGGCGGCGCCGAGGTGATGGGCACGCTGCCCTACACCCTCGAGGTGACCTCCCGCGGCGTGGACCGGCCGCTCACCCTGCCCCGGCACTGGCGGCGCAACGCCGGCCGTCTGGTGAAGGTGGTGACCACCGGCGAGACGGGGGAGAGGGACGACCTGCTGGGCCGGATCGTGACCAGCGACGACGAGGGCGTGGTCCTCGACGTCGCCGGCGCGGAGGTCCGGCTCGGGTACGGCGACATCGGCAAGGCCCTGGTGCAGGTGGAGTTCAACCGCCGCCCGGCCGCCGGTGCTCAGGAGCACGACGAGCACGACGAGCACGACCAGCACGACCCGCAGGACCAGCAGGACCGCGTGGACAACAAGGACAAGGACGCCCGCTGA
- a CDS encoding DUF4439 domain-containing protein — protein MLEPPTRPLRRFLVAACLGTALLTASGCDAIDSVLDGGPDTPGAVEATAPALDSDSDLVEEVRSALVEAEALASAAGSSYAGLAPLASRYATLNRTHLAELDADLSASSGPTSPGQTASGTAQPPVGGSEAAARKEVLRTETALRERLLTASREAGSGALAQRFAAMAAAVAQLQGAAPADDGAALVGDDGLSPAAVDALQVVLAGEHAAVFVYGALAAQTSRTAQPALASALTRAYRAHQGRRDRLVAALSAAGATPVAAEPAYELPADLSTPSAVRTRARELEEAAASAYAYGVASTAGKLRAQLSGWLSDAAVRGVGLGAKPEPLPGL, from the coding sequence GTGCTCGAGCCCCCCACGCGTCCGCTGCGCCGCTTCCTGGTCGCGGCCTGCCTCGGCACGGCCCTGCTGACCGCCTCCGGTTGTGACGCGATCGACTCCGTCCTCGACGGCGGACCGGACACGCCGGGCGCCGTCGAGGCCACCGCGCCGGCTCTCGACTCCGACAGCGACCTGGTCGAGGAGGTGCGCAGCGCCCTGGTCGAGGCCGAGGCGCTCGCCTCCGCCGCGGGCTCCTCATACGCCGGGCTGGCCCCGCTGGCGAGCCGCTACGCGACCCTCAACCGCACCCACCTCGCCGAGCTCGACGCCGACCTCTCCGCCTCGAGCGGCCCCACCTCGCCCGGGCAGACGGCCTCCGGCACCGCGCAGCCACCGGTGGGCGGGTCGGAGGCTGCCGCCCGCAAGGAGGTGCTGCGCACGGAGACCGCCCTGCGCGAGCGTCTGCTCACCGCGAGCCGGGAGGCGGGCAGCGGCGCACTGGCCCAGCGCTTCGCCGCGATGGCCGCCGCGGTGGCCCAGCTGCAGGGCGCGGCACCCGCCGACGACGGTGCCGCGCTGGTCGGCGACGACGGGCTGTCCCCGGCAGCGGTGGACGCGCTCCAGGTCGTGCTGGCGGGCGAGCACGCGGCGGTCTTCGTCTACGGCGCGCTCGCCGCGCAGACCTCGCGCACGGCGCAGCCGGCTCTGGCCTCCGCCCTGACCCGCGCCTACCGCGCCCATCAGGGCCGTCGCGACCGCCTCGTGGCCGCGCTGAGCGCCGCCGGCGCCACGCCGGTCGCCGCGGAGCCCGCCTACGAGCTGCCCGCAGACCTGAGCACTCCGTCCGCGGTGCGCACCCGCGCCCGGGAGCTGGAGGAGGCTGCGGCGTCCGCCTACGCGTACGGCGTGGCGAGCACCGCCGGAAAGCTGCGCGCCCAGCTGTCGGGCTGGCTCAGCGACGCCGCCGTGCGCGGTGTGGGACTCGGCGCGAAGCCCGAGCCGCTGCCGGGTCTCTGA
- a CDS encoding proline--tRNA ligase encodes MLMRMSTLFVRTLREDPADAEVASHRLLVRAGYIRRAAPGIYTWLPLGLRVLRKVEALVREEMDAIGAQEVSFPALLPREPYEATGRWTEYGDGIFRIKDRKDADYLLGPTHEEMFTLLVKDMYGSYKDLPLSLYQIQTKYRDEARPRAGLLRGREFTMKDSYSFDVDDAGLEASYARHREAYVRIFDRLGFDYAIVEATAGAMGGSKSEEFLARSEVGEDTYVRCTRCDYAANVEAVQVRPTEVAASAENAWGGAPAAHVEDTPDTPTIARLVEHLNAALPREDRPWHAGDTLKNVLVMLKHPDGTREPLAIGLPGDREVDQKRLEGQLEPIEVEPFGEADFAAHPALVKGYIGPGVLGEEGASGIRYLLDPRVADGTRWVTGADEEGRHSVDLVAGRDFVADGTIEAAEVRDGDACPHCAEGTLESARGIEMGHVFQLGRKYAEALGLQVLDENGKLVTVTMGSYGIGVTRAVAAVAEGNHDEIGLCWPAALAPADVHVVAAGKDPAIFEAAEKLVADLGAAGVDVLFDDRAGKISPGVKFKDAELIGVPTIVTVGRGVVDGVVEVKDRRTGEKTELALDGAAAALAERVAG; translated from the coding sequence GTGCTGATGCGGATGTCGACCCTGTTCGTTCGGACCCTGCGCGAGGACCCCGCCGACGCGGAGGTGGCCAGCCACCGGCTCCTCGTCCGGGCGGGCTACATCCGCCGCGCGGCGCCGGGGATCTACACCTGGCTCCCGCTGGGGCTGCGGGTGCTGCGCAAGGTCGAGGCCCTCGTCCGCGAGGAGATGGACGCCATCGGCGCGCAGGAGGTCTCCTTCCCGGCGCTGCTTCCCCGCGAGCCCTACGAGGCCACCGGCCGCTGGACCGAGTACGGCGACGGCATCTTCCGGATCAAGGACCGCAAGGACGCCGACTACCTGCTCGGGCCCACGCACGAGGAGATGTTCACGCTCCTGGTCAAGGACATGTACGGCTCGTACAAGGACCTGCCCCTGAGCCTGTACCAGATCCAGACCAAGTACCGCGACGAGGCCCGCCCCCGCGCCGGCCTGCTGCGCGGGCGCGAGTTCACCATGAAGGACTCCTACTCCTTCGACGTCGACGACGCCGGGCTGGAGGCCTCCTACGCCCGGCACCGCGAGGCCTACGTCCGGATCTTCGACCGGCTCGGCTTCGACTACGCGATCGTCGAGGCCACCGCAGGCGCCATGGGCGGGTCCAAGTCGGAGGAGTTCCTCGCGCGCTCCGAGGTGGGCGAGGACACCTACGTCCGCTGCACCCGCTGCGACTACGCCGCCAACGTCGAGGCCGTCCAGGTGCGCCCGACGGAGGTCGCCGCGAGCGCGGAGAACGCGTGGGGCGGCGCGCCGGCCGCGCACGTCGAGGACACCCCGGACACGCCGACCATCGCCCGCCTGGTGGAGCACCTCAACGCCGCGCTGCCGCGCGAGGACCGCCCCTGGCACGCCGGCGACACGCTGAAGAACGTGCTCGTCATGCTCAAGCACCCCGACGGCACCCGCGAGCCGCTGGCGATCGGCCTGCCCGGCGACCGTGAGGTCGACCAGAAGCGGCTCGAGGGTCAGCTCGAGCCGATCGAGGTCGAGCCCTTCGGCGAGGCCGACTTCGCCGCCCACCCGGCGCTGGTCAAGGGCTACATCGGCCCTGGCGTGCTGGGCGAGGAGGGCGCCAGCGGCATCCGCTACCTCCTGGACCCGCGGGTCGCCGACGGCACGCGCTGGGTCACCGGCGCCGACGAGGAGGGCCGCCACAGCGTCGACCTCGTCGCCGGGCGCGACTTCGTCGCGGACGGCACCATCGAGGCCGCCGAGGTCCGCGATGGCGACGCCTGCCCGCACTGCGCGGAGGGCACGCTGGAGTCGGCGCGCGGGATCGAGATGGGCCACGTCTTCCAGCTCGGGCGCAAGTACGCCGAGGCCCTCGGTCTGCAGGTGCTCGACGAGAACGGCAAGCTGGTCACGGTCACCATGGGCTCCTACGGCATCGGCGTGACCCGGGCGGTCGCCGCGGTGGCGGAGGGCAACCACGACGAGATCGGCCTGTGCTGGCCGGCCGCACTGGCACCGGCGGACGTCCACGTGGTCGCCGCCGGGAAGGACCCCGCGATCTTCGAGGCGGCCGAGAAGCTCGTCGCCGACCTCGGCGCAGCCGGCGTCGACGTCCTGTTCGACGACCGGGCCGGCAAGATCAGCCCCGGGGTGAAGTTCAAGGACGCCGAGCTGATCGGCGTCCCCACGATCGTCACCGTGGGCCGCGGCGTCGTCGACGGCGTCGTCGAGGTCAAGGACCGGCGCACCGGGGAGAAGACGGAGCTGGCGCTGGACGGCGCAGCCGCCGCCCTCGCCGAGCGCGTCGCCGGCTGA
- a CDS encoding GNAT family N-acetyltransferase — MLTTRQGVRVLASADLPEFLALAGQDPVVNVFAVHRAQTTRLEPRWLGGEMWGRFEDGEMVAACHAAANLVPVQATVEDARAFAERALARRRTFSTVVGPQAAVGALWNEVRGQWGEPRDVRWDQRHLAIDTAPSVAPDPGVRVGVRDDLPTLYPACVAMYTEEVGVSPESGGAGDLYRARVAQLVGRAWSFVRYDGDELVFKAEVACATAHAAQIQGVWVPPHRRGQGLATTGMAAVVQQVRARLAPTVSLYVNDWNHSARAAYARVGFTETARFATIMY, encoded by the coding sequence GTGCTGACCACCCGCCAAGGCGTCCGCGTCCTCGCGAGCGCCGACCTGCCTGAGTTCCTCGCCCTGGCGGGGCAGGACCCGGTGGTCAACGTCTTCGCGGTCCACCGCGCCCAGACGACCCGGCTCGAGCCGCGCTGGCTCGGCGGCGAGATGTGGGGGCGCTTCGAGGACGGCGAGATGGTCGCCGCCTGCCACGCCGCGGCGAACCTGGTGCCGGTGCAGGCCACGGTGGAGGACGCCCGGGCGTTCGCCGAGCGCGCGCTGGCGCGTCGTCGTACCTTCTCCACGGTGGTGGGCCCGCAGGCGGCGGTCGGCGCGCTGTGGAACGAGGTGCGCGGGCAGTGGGGCGAGCCGCGCGACGTGCGCTGGGACCAGCGCCACCTCGCCATCGACACCGCGCCGTCGGTCGCCCCGGACCCCGGCGTCCGCGTCGGCGTGCGCGACGACCTGCCCACGCTCTACCCGGCCTGCGTCGCCATGTACACCGAGGAGGTCGGGGTCTCACCGGAGTCCGGCGGCGCCGGCGACCTCTACCGGGCCCGGGTCGCCCAGCTGGTCGGGCGCGCCTGGTCCTTCGTGCGCTACGACGGCGACGAGCTCGTCTTCAAGGCGGAGGTCGCGTGCGCCACGGCCCATGCCGCACAGATCCAGGGGGTCTGGGTGCCGCCGCACCGGCGCGGTCAGGGCCTGGCCACGACCGGCATGGCGGCCGTCGTGCAGCAGGTCCGTGCCCGGCTCGCGCCGACCGTGTCGCTCTACGTCAACGACTGGAACCACTCGGCCCGGGCCGCCTACGCCCGCGTCGGGTTCACCGAGACCGCGCGCTTCGCCACGATCATGTACTAG